Proteins from one Eubalaena glacialis isolate mEubGla1 chromosome 8, mEubGla1.1.hap2.+ XY, whole genome shotgun sequence genomic window:
- the LOC133096673 gene encoding serine/threonine-protein kinase MARK2-like, with product MPGLTANSADKEAHIDDFEILHTIGEGTFGKVKLARHILTGTQVAVKVIKKRRQSFSSVQAVFREVCSLKALNHPNIVKLLGVIDTEETFFVVLEYLSGGDMYRYLKIHGRMTEAEARGPFQQLVSALQHCHERGIVHRDLKPLNLLFDSNMNIKLTDFGLSNECDDTGQADTICGTHRYAAPELFLGQSYSGPAVDVWSLGAVLYTMVTGSQPFVGKDFQELRKQILQGQYPIPPYLSLEIRDLLRKMIALNPSDRGTLPDLMRHPWVNMGQKEPLQPPCEEDLEVTMVRTPGLTCDQIQDTGTGSVSPRKPKVGVSIITVMPFASGDLSGSELEPSPSPVVSSVQTRWLYQRKNVQLQEDQQAGQKTGESACPPPSLEARTATPSPAPQCGTGTSTSSSSRIGAPEGTSCPLCVSNPGRSSHTGQPESVSSSTLSGYSQKKQGVAGRIWNFILKHLCCKLPSKRRRNKVSPCEPHG from the coding sequence ATGCCGGGCCTCACAGCCAACTCTGCTGACAAGGAGGCTCACATTGATGACTTCGAGATCCTCCACACCATTGGTGAAGGCACCTTCGGTAAAGTGAAGTTGGCCCGGCACATTCTGACCGGGACACAGGTGGCTGTGAAGGTCATAAAGAAAAGGCGTCAGAGCTTCTCAAGTGTCCAGGCAGTTTTCCGGGAAGTGTGCAGTCTGAAGGCTCTGAATCACCCCAATATTGTAAAACTGCTGGGGGTGATTGACACGGAGGAGACATTTTTCGTGGTGCTGGAGTACCTCAGTGGGGGGGACATGTACCGCTATTTGAAGATCCATGGCCGTATGACAGAGGCGGAGGCCCGAGGCCCGTTCCAGCAGCTGGTCTCCGCCCTGCAGCACTGCCACGAGAGGGGCATCGTGCACCGGGACCTGAAGCCACTGAACCTCCTCTTTGATTCCAACATGAATATCAAACTTACAGACTTTGGCCTCAGCAACGAGTGTGATGACACTGGCCAAGCGGACACGATCTGTGGCACACACCGTTATGCTGCCCCGGAACTCTTCCTGGGGCAGAGCTACAGCGGCCCTGCGGTGGACGTGTGGAGCTTGGGAGCAGTGCTCTACACCATGGTAACTGGGTCCCAGCCCTTTGTGGGAAAAGACTTCCAGGAACTGCGGAAGCAAATCCTACAAGGGCAGTACCCCATCCCACCTTATCTGTCTTTGGAGATAAGGGATCTATTACGAAAAATGATTGCCCTCAACCCCAGTGACAGAGGCACCTTACCTGACCTCATGAGGCATCCATGGGTGAACATGGGCCAGAAGGAGCCACTCCAGCCACCCTGTGAAGAGGACCTGGAGGTGACAATGGTGAGGACTCCGGGCTTGACTTGCGACCAGATCCAGGACACTGGAACAGGCAGTGTGAGCCCCAGGAAACCCAAGGTGGGGGTCTCCATCATAACTGTGATGCCCTTCGCTTCCGGGGACCTCAGTGGCAGTGAACTTGAGCCTTCTCCAAGCCCTGTGGTGTCCTCTGTGCAAACCAGGTGGCTCTACCAGAGAAAAAATGTGCAGCTGCAGGAAGACCAGCAGGCAGGGCAGAAGACCGGTGAGTCTGCCTGTCCCCCACCCAGCCTGGAGGCGAGGactgccacccccagcccagccccccagTGTGGCACTGGGACATCCACCTCCAGCAGCAGCAGGATTGGAGCCCCAGAGGGAACCAGCTGCCCCCTGTGTGTGTCCAACCCTGGAAGGTCCTCCCACACTGGGCAGCCTGAGAGTGTGTCCTCATCCACTCTCTCTGGCTACAGCCAGAAAAAGCAAGGGGTGGCTGGGAGAATCTGgaacttcattttaaaacatctttgttgCAAGCTGCCCAGCAAGAGGCGTCGTAATAAAGTGAGCCCATGTGAACCCCATGGATGA